The Argonema galeatum A003/A1 genome window below encodes:
- a CDS encoding dynamin family protein: MTYTTEPGSFIKDLDKVAKARHDFARCLGKIATTLNESESEGESASGGLGLERDIEDIDLARKNLQHGVFRLLILGDMKRGKSTFLNALIGENLLPSDVNPCTAVLTVLRYGPQKKVTVYFKEGKLPEQMDFPTFKQQYTIEAGEAKKLEEGKKIAFPNVNYAVVEYPLPLLEKGIEIVDSPGLNDTEARNELSLSYINNCHAILFVFRADQPVTMTERRYLENYIKGRGLTVFFLINAWDEIRKALIDPDDTQELQEAEGKVRQVFLTHLAEYCQVDGYDIYDERVFEISSIKALRRRVKNADEGLEGTGFTEFMGALNTFLTKERAVAQLRQAKILARQTYNHVNEAIDRRIPLLEKDVEELKRRISSVEPEFKELTEIRDRFKDEIINTRDRKARAIADSFRTYILNLGNTFESDFLRYQPDIGFLDSLNKGRREEFNAAFKQAFEQYVNDKISAWELTAEREIQDAFAQLSQSASQYGSAYTKVANVISEKLIGQKVFASQNIDGEESSPAWASWAMGFFSLALGNVAGIGLAAAGFDWKNILVNSLAVIGIWSFLSIFSISFIAGPVGLLILGLGVGAWQADQARKELIKATKKEFVKYVPQIAQSQWEPIHQAVKDCFDAYDREVTKRINDDINSRQAELDNLLQQKLSREINRDKELKRLKNVDAEILSEYRNLESVYEDLLSYQS; the protein is encoded by the coding sequence ATGACTTACACAACCGAACCTGGAAGTTTCATCAAAGATTTGGATAAAGTTGCCAAAGCCCGTCACGATTTCGCACGCTGTCTCGGTAAAATCGCCACTACTCTCAATGAATCTGAGTCGGAAGGAGAATCTGCATCTGGTGGACTGGGTTTAGAAAGAGATATAGAAGATATCGATTTAGCCAGAAAAAATTTACAGCACGGTGTATTTCGGCTCCTAATTTTAGGAGATATGAAACGGGGCAAAAGTACCTTCCTAAATGCCTTAATCGGGGAAAATTTATTGCCCAGCGACGTGAATCCCTGTACGGCAGTGCTAACCGTTCTCCGTTACGGGCCACAAAAGAAAGTTACCGTCTACTTTAAAGAAGGTAAACTTCCCGAACAGATGGATTTTCCAACTTTTAAACAGCAGTACACAATAGAAGCTGGGGAAGCTAAGAAACTAGAAGAAGGAAAAAAAATAGCTTTTCCCAATGTGAACTATGCCGTAGTGGAGTATCCATTACCGCTGCTGGAAAAAGGGATTGAAATTGTTGACAGTCCGGGGTTAAACGATACAGAAGCGCGAAACGAACTTTCTTTAAGTTACATCAATAATTGCCATGCTATTCTCTTCGTGTTCAGAGCCGATCAACCTGTGACGATGACAGAGCGTCGTTATTTGGAAAATTACATCAAAGGGCGGGGGTTAACCGTTTTCTTTCTGATCAACGCTTGGGATGAAATACGCAAGGCGCTGATCGATCCGGATGACACACAAGAGCTGCAAGAAGCTGAAGGGAAAGTGCGTCAAGTTTTTCTAACCCATCTGGCTGAATATTGTCAAGTCGATGGTTATGATATTTATGATGAACGAGTATTTGAGATTTCTTCGATCAAGGCTTTGCGTCGGCGGGTAAAAAATGCAGATGAGGGTTTGGAAGGCACTGGATTTACAGAGTTTATGGGTGCCTTAAATACGTTTTTGACTAAGGAACGGGCAGTTGCACAATTACGGCAAGCTAAAATTCTAGCACGTCAAACTTACAACCATGTAAACGAAGCGATCGATCGCCGCATCCCTTTGCTAGAAAAGGATGTTGAGGAATTGAAACGGCGGATAAGTTCGGTGGAACCGGAATTTAAGGAACTGACGGAGATACGCGATCGCTTCAAAGATGAGATTATCAACACGCGAGACAGGAAGGCAAGAGCGATCGCAGATTCTTTTCGCACCTACATTTTGAATTTAGGCAACACTTTTGAATCAGATTTTTTACGCTATCAGCCTGACATAGGCTTTCTTGATTCTCTTAACAAGGGTAGACGGGAAGAATTTAATGCCGCATTCAAACAAGCGTTCGAGCAATACGTCAACGATAAAATTTCCGCTTGGGAACTTACAGCCGAACGAGAAATTCAAGATGCCTTCGCGCAACTATCCCAGAGTGCTTCCCAGTACGGTTCCGCCTATACAAAGGTAGCAAATGTCATCAGTGAAAAGTTGATCGGGCAAAAGGTATTCGCCTCTCAAAATATAGATGGTGAAGAAAGTTCGCCAGCTTGGGCGAGTTGGGCGATGGGATTTTTCTCATTAGCTTTGGGTAATGTTGCTGGTATAGGGCTTGCTGCGGCAGGATTCGATTGGAAAAATATCCTCGTAAACTCTCTAGCCGTAATTGGAATATGGAGCTTTTTATCCATTTTTTCCATTTCCTTCATCGCAGGGCCTGTCGGTCTTCTTATACTAGGTTTGGGTGTTGGAGCTTGGCAAGCAGATCAAGCCCGAAAAGAATTGATCAAAGCCACCAAAAAAGAGTTCGTAAAGTATGTTCCGCAAATAGCGCAGTCACAATGGGAACCAATTCATCAAGCTGTCAAAGATTGTTTTGATGCTTACGATCGCGAAGTCACCAAGCGGATAAATGATGACATTAACTCTCGACAAGCTGAATTAGATAATCTACTTCAGCAAAAGCTATCGCGCGAAATTAATCGCGATAAGGAATTAAAGCGTCTGAAAAATGTAGATGCTGAGATTTTATCCGAATATCGTAATCTTGAGTCTGTGTATGAGGATTTACTTTCATACCAATCTTAA
- a CDS encoding SemiSWEET transporter, which produces MDFLTILGLVAGTLTTIAFLPQIIKTWKSQSAKDFSFGMLITFSLGVFLWLLYGIAKNDLPVILANLFTFALNLIIIVLKTKYK; this is translated from the coding sequence ATGGATTTTTTGACTATTTTGGGGCTAGTAGCGGGTACATTAACAACGATCGCGTTTTTGCCGCAAATAATTAAGACCTGGAAATCCCAGTCAGCTAAAGATTTCTCGTTTGGAATGCTAATTACTTTCAGTCTAGGCGTGTTTCTGTGGTTACTTTATGGAATTGCCAAAAATGATTTGCCCGTTATTCTCGCCAACCTGTTCACCTTCGCCTTGAACTTAATAATTATTGTCCTAAAAACAAAGTACAAGTGA
- a CDS encoding dynamin family protein: MSYKVETDRFLKDLEKVAQARAEVSTSLGRMAQTIEQAESQGKQTSGGLGLEREIEDIKVASKNLSKGVFRLMVLGDMKRGKSTFLNALIGENLLPSDVNPCTALLTVLRYGPEKKVTVHFKDGKSPKQLNFKSFKQDYTIDPAEAKKLEQEKKQAFPDVDYAVVEYPLPLLEKGVEIVDSPGLNDTEARNELSLGYINNCHAILFVLRASQPCTLGERRYLENYIKGRGLSVFFLVNAWDQVRESLIDPDDTQELQEAEGRLRQVFKANLAEYCVVDGYDVYDERVFEVSAIKALRRRMKDASASLEGTGFTEFMGALNTFLTKERAISEIRQARTLARQTSNRVCEAIERRVPLLEQNVKELKERINSVEPEFNKLTKIGDEFKQEIKAIRDSKARGIADSFRTYVLNLGNSFETDFMRYQPELRFTDFFSQGKREAFEAGLKQAFEQYITDKLSAWSITAEKEINAAFSQLAKSAENYGASYNKVTDKITEKLTGQKVQPTISTTPEDNSPTWAKWAMGLFSLARGNIAGVAMAGAGFDWKNILLNLITVFSISTIIATFTGIILGPLYLALLGMGVGVLQADQARKELVKAAKKELVKYLPQVADQQWQPIHDAVKECFDVYEKEVSDRINDDIKSRKAELDNLLQQKESREIDRKTELERLKKIESDVSSESQSIESVYQNFLASVG, translated from the coding sequence ATGAGTTACAAAGTTGAAACCGATCGCTTTCTCAAAGATTTGGAAAAAGTCGCCCAAGCGCGAGCTGAAGTATCCACATCTCTTGGCAGAATGGCCCAAACAATAGAGCAAGCCGAATCGCAAGGAAAACAAACCTCTGGCGGACTCGGTTTAGAAAGAGAAATAGAAGACATCAAAGTAGCCAGTAAAAATTTAAGCAAGGGTGTATTTCGGCTGATGGTTTTAGGGGATATGAAACGGGGCAAAAGCACGTTTCTCAACGCTTTAATCGGTGAAAACTTATTACCGAGTGACGTAAATCCCTGCACGGCATTGCTAACAGTTCTCCGATATGGGCCAGAAAAGAAAGTAACTGTTCACTTTAAGGATGGTAAAAGTCCCAAACAGCTTAATTTTAAGAGTTTTAAGCAGGACTACACAATTGACCCCGCAGAGGCAAAGAAACTCGAACAAGAGAAAAAGCAAGCCTTTCCTGATGTTGACTATGCTGTAGTCGAGTATCCGTTACCTTTGCTGGAAAAAGGTGTGGAAATTGTTGATAGTCCCGGATTGAATGATACAGAAGCGCGAAATGAATTATCGCTGGGTTATATCAATAACTGCCATGCAATTTTGTTTGTTTTGAGAGCATCGCAACCTTGCACTTTGGGAGAGCGTCGCTATCTTGAAAATTACATCAAAGGTCGAGGGTTGAGCGTCTTCTTTCTAGTCAATGCTTGGGATCAAGTGCGAGAGAGTTTGATTGACCCTGACGACACGCAAGAATTGCAAGAAGCTGAGGGGAGATTGCGGCAGGTTTTCAAAGCTAACCTAGCTGAATATTGCGTTGTTGATGGTTATGATGTTTATGATGAACGAGTGTTTGAAGTTTCCGCAATTAAAGCGTTGCGTCGGCGGATGAAAGATGCCTCCGCTTCTCTGGAAGGGACTGGTTTTACAGAGTTTATGGGCGCACTAAACACATTTTTGACCAAGGAAAGAGCTATTTCGGAAATACGGCAAGCTAGAACTCTAGCACGCCAAACTTCTAACCGCGTTTGCGAAGCGATCGAACGTCGTGTACCATTGCTGGAGCAAAATGTCAAGGAATTGAAAGAAAGGATTAATTCGGTTGAGCCAGAGTTTAATAAACTGACTAAGATTGGGGATGAATTCAAGCAGGAAATTAAAGCGATTCGCGATAGTAAGGCGAGAGGAATTGCAGATTCTTTTCGCACTTACGTCCTCAACTTGGGCAACAGCTTTGAAACCGATTTCATGCGCTATCAACCAGAACTAAGATTTACGGATTTCTTTAGCCAAGGTAAACGAGAAGCGTTTGAAGCGGGACTCAAACAGGCATTCGAGCAATACATCACCGACAAACTTTCAGCTTGGAGTATTACCGCTGAAAAAGAGATAAATGCAGCCTTCTCCCAGCTAGCCAAAAGTGCGGAAAATTATGGCGCTTCTTACAATAAAGTAACAGACAAAATTACCGAAAAGCTAACTGGACAAAAGGTACAACCTACCATAAGCACAACGCCTGAAGATAATTCTCCTACTTGGGCAAAATGGGCGATGGGACTTTTTTCCTTAGCGCGGGGTAATATTGCTGGCGTCGCAATGGCGGGAGCGGGATTTGATTGGAAAAATATCCTGCTGAATTTGATTACTGTGTTTAGCATCAGTACCATTATTGCTACTTTTACCGGGATTATTTTAGGACCGTTGTATTTAGCATTATTGGGAATGGGTGTAGGTGTTTTGCAAGCAGATCAAGCTCGTAAAGAATTGGTGAAAGCTGCCAAAAAAGAGTTGGTGAAATATTTGCCGCAGGTGGCAGATCAGCAATGGCAACCGATTCACGATGCAGTCAAAGAATGTTTCGATGTGTATGAAAAAGAAGTGAGCGATCGCATTAACGATGATATTAAATCCCGCAAAGCCGAGTTAGACAATCTGCTTCAGCAAAAAGAATCCCGTGAAATCGATCGTAAAACTGAATTAGAGCGTCTCAAGAAAATTGAATCAGATGTTTCTTCTGAATCGCAAAGTATTGAGAGTGTGTATCAGAATTTCTTGGCATCTGTTGGGTGA
- a CDS encoding VOC family protein: MIDHLSIGVSDFARSLAFYDTVLAELGFKRCMAMNLATKKVAAYGPSDQPIFWIGRQEQLTTAITPSAGFHIAFQATTRTAVDAFYRVAMADGATDNGKPGLRPQYHPNYYAAFVLDPDGYNIEAICHQPQH; this comes from the coding sequence ATGATTGACCATCTTTCCATCGGCGTGTCAGACTTTGCCCGCAGTCTAGCTTTTTACGATACCGTACTGGCAGAACTTGGCTTCAAGCGCTGCATGGCTATGAACTTGGCCACTAAAAAGGTGGCAGCCTACGGCCCAAGCGATCAGCCCATCTTTTGGATCGGTCGTCAAGAGCAGCTAACCACAGCCATTACACCTTCAGCAGGCTTCCACATTGCTTTCCAGGCGACGACGCGAACAGCCGTGGATGCCTTTTATAGGGTGGCTATGGCAGATGGCGCAACCGACAATGGCAAGCCCGGTTTGCGGCCCCAATACCACCCAAATTATTATGCAGCTTTTGTTCTAGACCCAGACGGCTATAACATCGAAGCAATCTGCCACCAACCGCAGCATTAG
- a CDS encoding phosphomannose isomerase type II C-terminal cupin domain — MPENQNDEQANTITLTSEPAKTRIRHWGTVTLLEEAERYRINRIEVKPGHHISTQMHYHRSEHWIVVSGTAKVICDGKETLLKQKESTYVPLSTPHRVENPGVIPLVMIEVQNGEYLGEDDIIRFSDNNET; from the coding sequence ATGCCTGAAAACCAAAATGACGAACAAGCTAATACCATCACCTTGACTTCGGAGCCTGCTAAAACTCGCATCCGACACTGGGGAACAGTCACACTATTAGAAGAAGCGGAACGCTACAGGATTAACCGCATTGAGGTAAAACCGGGTCATCACATCAGTACTCAAATGCACTATCATCGCAGCGAACACTGGATTGTCGTCTCTGGGACAGCCAAAGTCATCTGCGATGGTAAGGAAACACTGCTCAAGCAAAAAGAGTCTACCTACGTTCCCCTGTCTACGCCTCACCGGGTCGAAAATCCAGGGGTGATTCCCCTAGTAATGATTGAAGTGCAAAATGGAGAATACCTTGGGGAAGATGACATTATCCGTTTTTCCGACAATAACGAAACTTGA
- a CDS encoding Nif11-like leader peptide family natural product precursor, with translation MSRESADLFLEAATQDSILREKLKIAGNPEEFVKIAEALGYSFSTQELKSVVKENSEQVTLRRKTGVWPWLRQVTWV, from the coding sequence ATGTCCAGAGAAAGCGCCGATCTATTTTTAGAAGCTGCTACTCAAGACTCGATTTTACGAGAAAAGTTGAAAATAGCAGGCAATCCGGAGGAATTCGTAAAAATTGCTGAGGCTTTGGGCTACAGTTTTTCAACTCAGGAGTTAAAGTCTGTAGTTAAAGAAAATAGCGAACAGGTGACGCTGAGAAGAAAAACAGGCGTTTGGCCTTGGCTGCGGCAGGTCACCTGGGTTTGA
- a CDS encoding SIMPL domain-containing protein (The SIMPL domain is named for its presence in mouse protein SIMPL (signalling molecule that associates with mouse pelle-like kinase). Bacterial member BP26, from Brucella, was shown to assemble into a channel-like structure, while YggE from E. coli has been associated with resistance to oxidative stress.), whose amino-acid sequence MSKFLPVVYHTLFTAATIVGLWMGATKNSSAENLVTVKSSNFDTHQLSSSALEAGFSVSQATDSLTPSLINGRAIAVIGQGQATAPADTARLEFRFASRAPAEPPPPAATETPAEETASLPGEELLKPVVDALVAIKVPKDNITIETSSLENPKLLVKLDKPTRERVQEVVKVASSALQGGDALFIQGIGAEYAVNNCQPLESTARRAALKDAQNQVRGIASEMGVEVGELLLVTVYPIVSPASVSACGSKVAVPTSPFAALSENTPPYNPSAPTEVQVRSQVSVTYAIK is encoded by the coding sequence ATGTCTAAATTTTTACCAGTAGTTTACCATACTTTATTTACAGCCGCAACGATTGTGGGACTGTGGATGGGCGCAACTAAAAACAGCAGCGCCGAGAATTTGGTTACCGTAAAATCGAGTAATTTTGACACGCATCAACTTTCGTCTTCGGCTCTTGAGGCAGGCTTTAGCGTATCCCAGGCTACTGATAGCTTAACACCAAGTCTGATTAACGGACGTGCGATCGCAGTCATCGGTCAAGGTCAAGCAACCGCACCAGCAGACACAGCACGTCTTGAATTTCGCTTCGCCAGTCGCGCACCCGCCGAGCCACCACCGCCAGCAGCAACAGAAACACCCGCAGAGGAAACTGCTTCTCTACCGGGAGAGGAACTCCTCAAGCCTGTAGTTGACGCCCTGGTTGCCATTAAAGTACCAAAGGATAACATCACAATTGAAACCAGTTCTTTAGAAAATCCCAAGCTGCTGGTGAAGCTCGACAAGCCAACTCGCGAACGAGTGCAAGAAGTTGTCAAGGTGGCCAGTTCTGCCCTTCAAGGGGGTGACGCTCTGTTTATCCAGGGTATCGGCGCAGAGTATGCGGTGAATAACTGTCAGCCACTGGAGAGTACCGCTCGTCGTGCTGCTTTGAAAGATGCTCAAAATCAGGTTAGAGGTATTGCGTCGGAAATGGGTGTGGAAGTTGGAGAACTTCTGTTGGTGACAGTTTATCCGATCGTCAGTCCTGCATCTGTCTCTGCTTGCGGCTCGAAGGTTGCTGTACCAACCTCCCCCTTTGCTGCATTAAGTGAAAATACACCGCCTTATAATCCTTCCGCTCCAACTGAGGTGCAGGTGAGGAGTCAAGTCAGCGTCACTTATGCCATTAAATAG
- a CDS encoding dynamin family protein translates to MQQQEVHHNLQNSLKSALGLLEIDPKSQLYQDVTSVCNHLANPGFRIAVFGPFNYGKSTLINAILGNRALPIDIIPTTGAAIYVKYGNELRTQIEMLNGRQINESGTEILKQFAILDGDRRMRDDVASVQVFCPHPFLQNGVELLDLPGTNDREEQDNLVRDKLLTADLIVQVLDARQLMTLGEREKLRDWLSDREIKTVLFVVNFVNLLEPEDQKEVYKRLRFVAESFRADLPPNISNLYRVDALPALRSRLKGDVAAAQSSGLASFESALQSILAVKQENMGDVRLPRVVALASQIQQSLQAKAQAISTEVEASKNKRQAKIEIQQKAEKLIKQGFAASVTELRDWLNAQTLVYRYQSEAGAALGHNQFSTWERDFFKPKVVQLQQAVVKWVMQACDFFNHPQPEDLSISFPTHPQVTLPNQPAASDSLSDTASVGVATGLGWVLGGPVGAAVVGGAAYLLNKNVKQDKQESSEEVYQNQVAQIYADAAKEYLNRFSSEALLALRQYEEKAAKVINFQVPDEPIELSSKRYQLNSLNACLENLDRELESVRASLG, encoded by the coding sequence ATGCAACAGCAGGAAGTTCATCATAACCTTCAAAATAGTCTCAAGTCAGCATTAGGTTTGCTGGAAATCGATCCAAAATCCCAGCTTTATCAAGATGTCACATCTGTCTGCAACCATCTTGCCAATCCCGGTTTTCGGATTGCTGTTTTTGGCCCTTTTAATTACGGCAAATCAACCCTAATCAATGCCATCCTGGGAAACCGTGCCTTACCAATTGATATTATTCCCACGACGGGTGCTGCCATTTATGTCAAATATGGCAATGAGCTACGAACTCAGATTGAAATGTTAAATGGCAGACAAATCAACGAAAGCGGTACGGAAATTCTCAAGCAGTTTGCTATCCTAGATGGCGATCGCAGAATGAGGGATGATGTCGCCTCTGTGCAGGTTTTCTGTCCTCACCCATTCCTGCAAAATGGCGTAGAACTGCTGGATTTACCGGGAACGAACGATCGCGAAGAACAGGATAACTTAGTCCGCGACAAACTCCTGACCGCAGATTTAATTGTTCAGGTGTTGGATGCTCGTCAGTTGATGACTTTAGGCGAACGGGAAAAGTTGCGGGATTGGTTGAGCGATCGCGAGATTAAAACAGTACTTTTTGTTGTTAATTTCGTTAATTTACTGGAACCAGAAGACCAAAAAGAAGTGTACAAACGTTTGCGATTTGTAGCGGAAAGTTTTCGGGCAGATTTACCACCAAATATCAGTAATCTATACCGCGTTGATGCACTCCCTGCATTGAGATCAAGATTAAAAGGAGATGTAGCGGCTGCACAAAGTAGCGGACTGGCTAGTTTTGAATCTGCACTGCAAAGTATTTTGGCAGTAAAACAGGAAAATATGGGCGATGTTCGGCTTCCGCGTGTGGTAGCTTTAGCTTCTCAAATTCAACAATCCTTACAAGCAAAAGCTCAAGCCATTTCCACCGAAGTAGAAGCCTCTAAAAACAAGCGCCAAGCTAAAATTGAAATCCAACAAAAAGCCGAAAAACTAATTAAACAAGGCTTTGCCGCTAGCGTTACCGAATTGCGAGACTGGTTGAACGCGCAAACACTTGTATATCGCTATCAATCCGAAGCCGGAGCAGCACTTGGGCACAATCAATTTAGCACCTGGGAAAGAGACTTTTTTAAACCAAAAGTTGTACAACTTCAACAGGCAGTGGTAAAATGGGTTATGCAAGCTTGTGACTTTTTTAATCATCCTCAACCTGAAGATTTATCAATTTCTTTTCCAACCCACCCACAAGTAACTTTACCAAATCAACCAGCAGCTTCAGATAGTTTAAGCGATACTGCTTCAGTAGGTGTAGCAACTGGTTTGGGTTGGGTTTTGGGAGGCCCTGTAGGAGCAGCAGTTGTTGGTGGTGCTGCCTATCTTTTGAATAAGAATGTAAAACAAGACAAGCAAGAATCTTCAGAAGAAGTTTATCAAAATCAGGTAGCACAAATTTATGCTGATGCTGCTAAAGAGTATCTGAATCGCTTCAGTAGTGAAGCTCTTTTAGCGCT